A single region of the Solwaraspora sp. WMMD406 genome encodes:
- a CDS encoding WXG100 family type VII secretion target, whose protein sequence is MSRTAAEQAVMQQTAARFEQVDEALQSMLGGLVQRLDSLQSAWRGAGGRSFEQVKSAWAQDQAALHQALRETATAIRTAGAQYHAADVAAADRVSATARRIELPL, encoded by the coding sequence ATGTCACGGACAGCAGCCGAACAAGCGGTGATGCAGCAGACCGCCGCCCGGTTCGAGCAGGTCGACGAGGCGCTGCAGTCGATGCTGGGCGGTCTGGTGCAGCGACTCGACTCGCTGCAGAGCGCCTGGCGGGGCGCGGGTGGCCGATCCTTCGAGCAGGTGAAGTCGGCGTGGGCACAGGACCAGGCCGCGCTGCACCAGGCGCTGCGTGAGACCGCCACCGCCATCCGTACGGCCGGCGCGCAGTACCACGCCGCTGACGTCGCCGCTGCCGACCGCGTTTCGGCGACCGCCCGCCGCATCGAGTTGCCGCTGTGA
- a CDS encoding WXG100 family type VII secretion target — translation MSDGVLVVNFQVLQQASADIQHALRTLESQLDQLERDATPLVASWDGAARQAYEERQSRWRSASRDLQSMLREIKVAVDESSADYLSTERRNASLFH, via the coding sequence ATGTCGGACGGCGTACTGGTCGTCAATTTCCAGGTGCTGCAGCAGGCGAGCGCGGACATCCAACACGCGCTGCGTACCCTCGAATCCCAGCTGGACCAGTTGGAGCGAGACGCGACGCCCCTGGTGGCCAGCTGGGACGGGGCGGCCCGCCAGGCATACGAGGAACGGCAGAGCCGCTGGCGCTCCGCTTCCCGTGACCTGCAGTCGATGCTGCGGGAAATCAAGGTCGCGGTGGACGAATCCAGCGCCGACTACCTGAGCACCGAGCGGCGGAACGCCAGTTTGTTCCATTGA
- a CDS encoding SseB family protein yields the protein MTDWEPATEVEAAMRDALLRQEQELYFQILAGTELLLPVSAEALAGQAPLGWGTWTTNGRTHVLAFTSPITLRACLGDSGSSARRVTFGELAATWPNLEWWLAVNPGLPIEGWLPAWFVAQLARGDARLPGRTSQATSPAQSRVDTAARARATATVRGAPGQPGPTSAPDHGGTADHGGTAGHSGVTLSPDAADSSFPDAYGPPDGGPPDARPAPPTSPAPEGEWPHRDRPADSTVRPTAYPAPTSSGAPSMAGRTGTVGGIAPSGLPRRVPTPAPDSPEAVPTAAAADATVTVATTATTTTPTDGSAAVTSDGSVDAATGPIFEPANDVERDLLAAAGGASSNSFLSTLLLAKVLLPVASTSAAGAKPGDEGFTWRTESIDGETLVLVFTSAERITDHFDEPVDTVDVKFVQLIRRWPDPEWSFVINPGTPVGAKLPGTEIVGLASWAADFGLGEESDAEPADARVNEEAAASPARSAPRADPDQPTMMQKTIAPSQVDYYLDRGYDRVSGFVHRAAEVSHLSTPAKLYAALGLGYTGSSFSRDAGEIYVLRWPAHRPSLYRIPYGGQNETAMRAMEGWVIERAPFRGNGFAPGDSSDVVAEFKVDSVRLPHGSQLWRLSADGTETLIAQLDSDEPAWRRVEED from the coding sequence GTGACCGATTGGGAACCGGCCACCGAGGTCGAGGCCGCGATGCGCGACGCCCTCCTCCGGCAGGAACAGGAGCTATACTTCCAGATCCTGGCCGGCACCGAGTTGCTGCTGCCGGTGTCAGCCGAGGCGCTGGCCGGACAGGCGCCGCTCGGCTGGGGCACCTGGACCACCAACGGGCGGACCCACGTCCTCGCCTTCACCTCGCCGATCACTTTGCGTGCCTGCCTGGGTGACAGCGGCAGTTCCGCCCGACGGGTGACCTTCGGCGAGCTCGCCGCGACCTGGCCCAACCTGGAATGGTGGCTGGCGGTCAACCCTGGTCTGCCGATCGAGGGCTGGCTGCCCGCCTGGTTCGTCGCGCAACTGGCTCGTGGTGACGCGCGGCTGCCGGGCCGTACGTCGCAAGCTACGTCGCCGGCTCAGTCCCGGGTCGACACCGCCGCCCGGGCCCGGGCCACCGCCACGGTCCGTGGCGCGCCGGGCCAGCCCGGTCCGACCAGCGCGCCGGACCACGGTGGTACGGCGGACCACGGCGGTACGGCCGGCCATAGCGGTGTGACCTTGTCCCCCGACGCCGCCGACTCCTCGTTTCCGGACGCGTACGGCCCGCCCGACGGTGGACCGCCGGACGCGCGACCAGCGCCACCGACGAGCCCCGCTCCCGAAGGAGAGTGGCCGCACCGGGACCGGCCAGCTGACAGCACCGTACGACCGACCGCCTACCCGGCGCCGACGTCGTCTGGCGCACCGAGCATGGCCGGCCGGACCGGCACCGTGGGCGGCATAGCACCGAGTGGCCTGCCGCGCCGGGTGCCGACGCCTGCCCCGGACTCGCCCGAAGCGGTGCCGACGGCGGCGGCTGCGGACGCCACGGTCACCGTGGCCACCACCGCCACGACCACGACGCCGACCGACGGGTCCGCCGCCGTGACGTCCGACGGGTCAGTGGACGCCGCGACCGGCCCGATCTTCGAGCCCGCCAACGACGTCGAACGTGATCTGCTCGCGGCGGCCGGCGGGGCGAGTAGCAACTCGTTCCTCTCCACACTGCTGCTCGCCAAGGTGCTGCTGCCGGTCGCGTCGACGTCGGCGGCGGGGGCGAAGCCCGGCGACGAGGGGTTCACCTGGCGTACCGAGAGCATCGACGGGGAGACCCTCGTCCTGGTGTTCACTTCGGCGGAACGGATCACCGACCACTTCGACGAGCCGGTCGACACGGTGGATGTCAAGTTCGTCCAGTTGATCCGGCGTTGGCCCGATCCAGAGTGGTCGTTCGTCATCAATCCGGGCACCCCGGTCGGGGCCAAGCTGCCGGGCACCGAGATCGTCGGCCTGGCCAGCTGGGCGGCGGATTTCGGACTGGGTGAGGAATCCGACGCCGAGCCGGCCGATGCCCGGGTCAACGAGGAAGCGGCAGCCAGCCCGGCCAGGTCGGCGCCGCGTGCCGACCCGGACCAGCCGACGATGATGCAGAAGACCATCGCGCCCAGCCAGGTCGACTACTACCTGGACCGGGGCTACGACCGGGTGTCCGGGTTCGTGCACCGGGCCGCCGAGGTCTCGCACCTGAGCACCCCGGCCAAGCTGTACGCCGCGTTGGGTCTCGGCTACACCGGATCGTCCTTCAGCCGGGACGCCGGCGAGATCTACGTCCTGCGTTGGCCTGCGCACCGGCCGAGCCTCTACCGGATCCCGTACGGCGGGCAGAACGAAACCGCGATGCGGGCGATGGAAGGCTGGGTCATCGAACGTGCCCCGTTCCGGGGCAACGGGTTCGCTCCCGGAGACAGCAGCGACGTGGTGGCCGAGTTCAAGGTCGACAGCGTGCGGTTGCCGCACGGATCCCAGCTGTGGCGGCTGTCCGCCGACGGGACCGAAACCCTGATCGCCCAGCTCGACAGCGACGAGCCGGCGTGGCGACGGGTCGAGGAGGACTGA
- a CDS encoding alpha/beta hydrolase: protein MAELGGPADPVDESCVFMKGPWEHRYVGANGSRFHVVEAGTGPLVLFLHGFPEFWYAWHELLPAVADAGYRAVAMDLRGFGASDKPPRGYDGYTLAADITGLIRALGERSATIVGAGFGGMIGWTAAAFHPRMVRRLVVIGAAHPLRLRSAIFTDPRGQFAASTPSLRFQLPRYEHVLTRNDAAMVGDFLRQWGGPAWTDSPRFAGYERCCRTAMRIPQASFCALEAHRWAFRSLLRLHGYRFVKLLQEPLVTPTLQLHGALDPAVLPRTAQGSGRYVVAPYEWRLLDSVGHFPHVESPEVVLGEVLRWVKS, encoded by the coding sequence ATGGCAGAACTCGGCGGGCCGGCCGATCCGGTGGACGAATCCTGCGTGTTCATGAAGGGCCCCTGGGAGCACCGGTACGTCGGGGCGAACGGCAGCCGGTTCCACGTGGTCGAGGCGGGCACCGGACCGCTGGTCCTTTTTCTCCATGGCTTTCCGGAGTTCTGGTACGCCTGGCATGAATTGTTACCAGCGGTGGCTGATGCCGGATATCGCGCGGTAGCAATGGATCTGCGGGGCTTCGGGGCAAGTGACAAACCACCGCGTGGGTACGACGGCTACACCTTGGCCGCTGACATCACCGGTCTGATCCGTGCCCTCGGCGAACGCTCGGCCACGATCGTGGGCGCCGGGTTCGGCGGGATGATCGGCTGGACGGCGGCGGCGTTCCACCCCCGGATGGTGCGGCGGCTCGTCGTCATCGGGGCCGCGCATCCGCTACGTCTCCGCTCGGCCATCTTCACCGACCCACGCGGACAGTTCGCCGCCTCCACCCCGTCGCTGCGGTTTCAGCTTCCGCGCTACGAACATGTGTTGACCCGCAACGACGCGGCAATGGTCGGTGACTTCCTGCGCCAGTGGGGCGGGCCGGCGTGGACCGACAGCCCCCGGTTCGCCGGCTACGAGCGGTGTTGCCGTACCGCGATGCGGATTCCGCAAGCGTCGTTCTGCGCGCTGGAGGCACACCGGTGGGCTTTCCGGTCGCTGCTGCGGCTGCACGGCTACCGGTTCGTCAAGCTGTTGCAGGAACCACTGGTCACTCCGACGCTGCAGCTGCATGGCGCCCTCGACCCGGCGGTCCTACCGCGTACCGCGCAGGGCTCCGGCCGTTACGTCGTCGCACCGTACGAATGGCGGTTGCTGGACTCGGTCGGTCACTTCCCGCACGTCGAGTCCCCCGAGGTCGTGCTCGGTGAGGTGCTGCGCTGGGTCAAGAGCTGA